A genomic region of Echeneis naucrates chromosome 24, fEcheNa1.1, whole genome shotgun sequence contains the following coding sequences:
- the wdcp gene encoding WD repeat and coiled-coil-containing protein: MDLGKAKLLRTGLNTLHQAIHPVHGIAWTDGKQVCLTALYFINGEVKFGDTNVIGQFEHVFGLFWGPLCCSDSPALLAVQHKKHVTVWQLQLSALEQNKLLCTQTCEMSEPFPLLSQGCVWHPKLDILAVLTKRDTSVLFSVRVDNRRTKADIKGSGLIHCACWTKDGTRLVVAIGSALHSYIWNDIQKSLVACSFCPIFDVGGYICAIEATGEAQVAVATELPLDKICGLNAGIAFDMPSETVTLQGQGAHVVMSDDDSLLDSRRRSFESERSYIPSSGPLDLTHLLARHRRSDPSPLIHLRRRDTLTGSGQDNSHLILVTYERKVTTTRKVSIPGILVPDIVAFDPRGSTVAVASNTCNMVLVYCITPSAMPNIQQISLQTNERPKGVCFLNDKMLLLMVGRQKSNEPTFLPSSNTDKYILHLIAKELLYKGESPVTPAPSTHNHESTSHLCAGIRRHSEHLSKDDKERPGIKDLVLPGGGVVRSPGNRRRLVEEVRSGEPSPVTSSVDFSDRASDRATSSASSITVENFDMDHINRMTSLAVASQASRDSSRASSPRFEPPDKLHTEPTLPMPEKTAGSTKERGLEQLVHNMERLFTRFADVQQCLTEIRDYTQNGKKALTVYPNACEPPYVNVTCQKQLSENVFIDERRPVLLCDGKLCLQALQDLFNLTIVEMMYGPLWIALVADADGFIPLTFKPKEELTVRNGKRKTTLRTPGSPETSCPSSPAPSQNSNTTTEASL, from the exons ATGGATCTTGGCAAGGCAAAGCTACTTAGGACTGGTCTCAACACCCTACACCAAGCCATTCACCCTGTGCACGGGATAGCATGGACGGACGGCAAGCAGGTCTGCCTCACAGCTCTCTACTTTATAAATGGCGAGGTGAAGTTTGGGGACACTAATGTTATCGGACAATTTGAGCACGTCTTTGGTCTCTTTTGGGGcccactgtgctgctctgatTCCCCAGCGTTGCTGGCTGTCCAGCACAAGAAGCATGTTACGGTGTGGCAACTGCAGCTCAGTGCCCTTGAGCAGAACAAGCTTCTGTGCACTCAGACCTGTGAGATGAGTGAGCCTTTCCCCCTGCTCTCACAAGGCTGCGTCTGGCATCCTAAACTGGACATCCTGGCTGTGCTGACTAAGAGAGACACGTCTGTGCTTTTTTCTGTCAGGGTGGACAACAGGAGAACCAAAGCAGACATCAAAGGTAGCGGGCTCATCCACTGTGCATGCTGGACTAAGGATGGTACACGCCTGGTGGTGGCTATAGGCAGTGCTCTACACTCTTACATCTGGAACGACATCCAAAAGAGTCTGGTGGCCTGCTCCTTCTGCCCCATCTTTGATGTGGGAGGCTACATCTGTGCCATCGAGGCCACCGGGGAGGCGCAGGTGGCTGTGGCCACAGAGCTGCCACTGGATAAAATCTGTGGCTTAAATGCTGGCATAGCCTTCGACATGCCTTCAGAGACAGTGACTCTGCAAGGACAAGGTGCACATGTGGTCATGTCAGATGATGACAGCCTTCTGGACTCTAGAAGGAGATCTTTTGAATCAGAGAGGTCCTACATCCCCAGCTCAGGGCCCCTGGATCTCACCCACCTCCTGGCAAGGCACCGTCGCTCAGACCCCAGCCCCCTTATCCATCTGCGTCGCAGAGACACTTTGACAGGCTCCGGACAGGACAATTCACACCTTATCCTGGTCACATATGAGCGCAAAGTTACTACCACCCGCAAAGTCAGCATACCTGGCATTCTGGTTCCAGACATTGTTGCTTTTGACCCACGTGGTTCCACTGTTGCAGTGGCCTCCAACACCTGCAACATGGTGCTTGTTTACTGCATAACCCCTTCAGCAATGCCAAACATTCAGCAAATCTCTCTGCAGACGAACGAAAGGCCTAAAGGGGTTTGTTTCCTCAATGACAAGATGTTGCTGTTGATGGTGGGCAGGCAGAAATCCAATGAGCCTACATTCCTCCCATCTTCTAACACAGATAAATATATTCTCCATCTAATAGCTAAAGAGTTGCTGTACAAAGGAGAGAGTCCTGTCACACCAGCCCCCTCTACTCACAACCATGAGTCCACTTCTCACCTCTGTGCAGGGATTAGGAGGCACTCCGAGCACCTATCTAAGGATGACAAGGAGCGCCCAGGGATAAAGGACTTGGTGTTGCCTGGAGGGGGAGTAGTTCGTTCACCGGGGAACAGGCGTaggctggtggaggaggtgaggagtGGGGAGCCAAGTCCTGTCACCAGCTCTGTGGACTTCTCTGACCGAGCTTCAGATAGAGCCACCTCCAGTGCCTCCTCCATCACAGTGGAGAATTTCGACATGGACCACATCAACCGCATGACTAGCCTGGCGGTGGCTAGCCAGGCCAGCAGAGACTCCAGCCGGGCCAGTTCTCCTCGCTTTGAGCCACCAGACAAACTTCACACCGAACCGACGCTGCCCATGCCTGAAAAGACAGCAGGCTCTACCAAGGAGCGTGGGCTGGAGCAGCTCGTCCATAACATGGAGAGGCTTTTCACTCGCTTCGCAGATGTACAGCAGTGCCTTACAGAAATCAGAGATTATACCCAGAATGGGAAGAAGGCCCTGACTGTCTACCCCAATGCCTGTGAGCCTCCCTATGTCAATGTCACGTGTCAG AAGCAGTTATCAGAGAACGTGTTCATCGATGAGCGGAGGCCAGTGCTGCTGTGTGACGGGAAGCTTTGTCTGCAAGCCCTCCAAGACCTCTTCAACCTAACAATAGTGGAAATGATGTATG GTCCGTTGTGGATTGCACTTGTGGCAGATGCAGATGGCTTCATCCCTCTGACATTCAAGCCCAAAGAGGAGCTCACAGTGCGGAACGGGAAGCGGAAAACTACTTTACGGACTCCTGGGAGTCCAGAGACCTCCTGCCCATCCAGTCCAGCCCCCAGCCAAAACTCCAACACAACCACAGAGGCCTCATTGTAG
- the fkbp1b gene encoding peptidyl-prolyl cis-trans isomerase FKBP1B isoform X1 yields MGVDVETISPGDGRTFPKKGQTCVVHYIGMLQNGKKFDSSRDRNKPFKFKIGRMEVIKGWEEGVAQMSLGQRAKITCTPDMAYGATGHPGVIPPNATLIFDVELLKLE; encoded by the exons ATGGGCGTGGACGTCGAGACAATATCTCCCGGTGATG GAAGAACATTTCCAAAGAAGGGCCAGACATGTGTTGTTCATTACATAG GTATGCTGCAGAATGGGAAAAAGTTTGATTCATCGCGAGACAGGAACAAGCCCTTTAAGTTCAAGATTGGACGGATGGAGGTCATCAAAGGCTGGGAGGAGGGAGTAGCACAG ATGAGCCTGGGACAGAGGGCTAAAATCACCTGCACACCAGATATGGCTTACGGAGCAACAGGCCACCCCGGAGTCATCCCTCCAAATGCAACGCTTATATTTGATGTGGAACTGCTCAAGCTGGAGTGA
- the fkbp1b gene encoding peptidyl-prolyl cis-trans isomerase FKBP1B isoform X2 yields MGVDVETISPGDGETFPKKGQTCVVHYIGMLQNGKKFDSSRDRNKPFKFKIGRMEVIKGWEEGVAQMSLGQRAKITCTPDMAYGATGHPGVIPPNATLIFDVELLKLE; encoded by the exons ATGGGCGTGGACGTCGAGACAATATCTCCCGGTGATGGTGA AACATTTCCAAAGAAGGGCCAGACATGTGTTGTTCATTACATAG GTATGCTGCAGAATGGGAAAAAGTTTGATTCATCGCGAGACAGGAACAAGCCCTTTAAGTTCAAGATTGGACGGATGGAGGTCATCAAAGGCTGGGAGGAGGGAGTAGCACAG ATGAGCCTGGGACAGAGGGCTAAAATCACCTGCACACCAGATATGGCTTACGGAGCAACAGGCCACCCCGGAGTCATCCCTCCAAATGCAACGCTTATATTTGATGTGGAACTGCTCAAGCTGGAGTGA